Proteins encoded in a region of the Phoenix dactylifera cultivar Barhee BC4 chromosome 3, palm_55x_up_171113_PBpolish2nd_filt_p, whole genome shotgun sequence genome:
- the LOC103705926 gene encoding DNA repair protein RAD51 homolog 4 isoform X4, whose translation MMEDWHQPWLNGVELLEDSNRNKHFLPTGYEGIDVLLGGGLCEGQLTEIVGSSSSGKTQVCLYSAAHVADKHFGVVMFLDTCNSFSPKRIACMVDQLSSSFSGEAKERRLKRIMSNIFCHSIFDIFALLDVLHQLEFNLKHQVTSGHTKICLLIIDSISSLLTPVLGGKGSEGRLLMVSAGIILKKLANEHNVSVLVTNHMVGGEGGILKPALGESWKSIPHVRLQLTHDQGSNICNVSILKHTFMASGRTTKFVIHG comes from the exons ATGATGGAGGATTGGCATCAGCCATGGTTGAATGGAGTGGAGTTGCTTGAGGATTCTAATCGTAATAAGCATTTTCTCCCCACTGGATATGAAGG GATTGATGTGCTTCTTGGAGGAGGCTTGTGTGAAGGCCAGTTGACAGAAATAGTTGGGTCATCATCTTCTGGTAAAACACAA GTTTGTCTATATTCTGCTGCACATGTTGCGGACAAGCATTTTGGTGTTGTTATGTTCTTGGACACATGTAATTCCTTTTCTCCGAAGCGTATTGCATGTATGGTTGATCAACTTTCTAGCTCTTTTTCCGGAGAG GCCAAAGAAAGAAGACTTAAAAGGATTATGAGCAACATATTTTGTCACTCAATTTTTGACATCTTTGCACTTTTGGATGTACTGCATCAACTAGAATTCAATTTAAAGCATCAG GTAACAAGTGGACATACGAAGATATGCTTGCTAATTATCGATTCAATCTCCTCTCTCCTAACCCCTGTCCTTGGAGGCAAAGGTTCGGAAG GACGACTTTTGATGGTGTCTGCTGGAATTATTTTGAAGAAACTAGCAAATGAGCACAATGTCTCTGTTTTG GTGACAAATCATATGGTCGGTGGAGAGGGAGGAATCTTGAAGCCTGCATTGGGTGAAAGTTGGAAGAGCATTCCACATGTACGGCTACAGCTTACCCATGATCAAGGGAGCAACATCTGTAATGTTTCAATATTAAAGCACACATTCATG